In Alphaproteobacteria bacterium, a single genomic region encodes these proteins:
- a CDS encoding FkbM family methyltransferase translates to MPGSGKEVGSLAEFEVRPAGDVAAWPRRDWLLTASIAAYGMLPRGRARIPRLLGRWLGGGRKALFRTPVGFDLAVDFENLDIYAGLAVSGGWDDHVWRACRAVLQPGQVFYDIGANAGYMATKVGIELEDQVTVLAFEPQPSLAHATANSLAANGLGKARVLQVLLGAEDGTADLFLSRHAIHASLAAREQGSRRLRLPMIRLDTLVDRFDAPPPDVIKIDVEGAEFDVFRGGQDVLRRCLPAILFECDANLGRFGRSPAEVLEFLRSLGYPDFYAVDPGGCRPIERLDELGEEAADVMALPPARMTRAFRALIR, encoded by the coding sequence ATGCCAGGCAGCGGAAAAGAGGTCGGATCCCTCGCGGAATTCGAGGTAAGGCCGGCCGGGGACGTCGCGGCCTGGCCCCGGCGGGACTGGCTTCTGACGGCGAGCATCGCGGCATACGGGATGCTGCCCCGGGGGCGGGCACGAATTCCGCGCCTCCTCGGCCGCTGGCTGGGCGGCGGACGGAAAGCCCTGTTCCGCACCCCGGTCGGTTTCGATCTGGCGGTAGATTTCGAAAATCTTGATATTTATGCGGGCCTCGCGGTTTCGGGCGGCTGGGACGATCACGTCTGGCGCGCCTGTCGCGCCGTACTGCAGCCTGGGCAGGTTTTCTACGATATTGGCGCCAATGCCGGTTATATGGCCACGAAAGTGGGGATTGAACTTGAGGACCAGGTCACGGTTCTCGCCTTTGAGCCTCAACCGAGCCTCGCCCATGCCACCGCGAACAGCCTGGCGGCAAACGGGCTCGGGAAGGCGCGGGTTCTGCAGGTCCTGCTGGGCGCCGAGGACGGCACGGCCGACCTTTTCCTGAGCCGGCATGCTATCCACGCGTCGCTGGCGGCTCGCGAACAGGGCAGCCGGCGGCTGCGTTTGCCGATGATCCGGCTCGATACGCTGGTCGACCGCTTTGATGCGCCGCCGCCAGACGTCATCAAGATCGACGTCGAAGGGGCTGAGTTCGACGTCTTCCGGGGTGGGCAGGATGTTCTCCGTCGCTGCCTGCCTGCGATTCTTTTCGAGTGCGATGCCAACCTCGGCCGCTTTGGCCGATCGCCCGCCGAAGTTCTGGAATTTCTCCGCAGCCTCGGCTACCCGGATTTTTATGCTGTGGACCCCGGAGGCTGCCGTCCAATCGAACGCCTGGACGAGCTTGGTGAGGAGGCGGCCGATGTCATGGCGCTGCCGCCGGCGCGGATGACGCGAGCGTTTCGCGCGCTCATCAGATAG
- the mazG gene encoding nucleoside triphosphate pyrophosphohydrolase has translation MTASGDSSLPRLLAVMARLRDPANGCPWDLEQSFETIVPHTIEEAYEVAEAIAEGDRTALRDELGDLLFQVVFYTRIAEEEDSFTFEDVVRHITDKMIRRHPHVFGTADIPDAAARTGAWEAHKAREREEKAAREGRASSALDGVSRALPALTRAQKLQKRAARVGFDWPDMAPVLDKIREELAEVTAELGQPDNRLRVEEEIGDLFFAVINLARHAGVDGETALRRANRKFETRFRSVERALAADGRTPERSTLTEMDRLWSESKKSSGQT, from the coding sequence ATGACGGCATCCGGCGACTCCTCTCTTCCGCGCCTTCTGGCGGTGATGGCCCGCCTCCGCGATCCGGCGAACGGCTGCCCGTGGGATCTGGAACAGAGTTTCGAGACCATCGTTCCGCACACCATCGAGGAGGCCTACGAGGTCGCCGAAGCGATCGCCGAGGGGGACCGGACGGCGCTTCGCGACGAGTTGGGCGATCTTCTGTTCCAGGTGGTTTTCTACACGCGCATCGCCGAGGAGGAAGACAGCTTCACTTTCGAGGATGTCGTCCGTCATATCACCGACAAGATGATCCGCCGTCACCCTCATGTTTTTGGTACGGCCGATATTCCCGACGCTGCCGCCCGGACGGGGGCGTGGGAGGCGCACAAAGCTCGCGAGCGCGAGGAAAAAGCGGCGCGGGAAGGCCGTGCGTCCTCGGCCCTTGACGGCGTTTCGCGCGCCCTGCCCGCCCTCACCCGCGCGCAGAAGCTCCAGAAACGCGCGGCACGCGTCGGCTTCGACTGGCCCGACATGGCCCCTGTTCTCGACAAGATCCGCGAGGAGCTGGCCGAGGTGACGGCCGAACTCGGCCAGCCGGACAACCGGCTCCGCGTCGAGGAGGAAATCGGCGATCTGTTTTTTGCCGTCATCAATCTTGCCCGCCATGCCGGGGTCGATGGGGAAACGGCATTGCGCCGGGCAAACCGGAAATTTGAAACACGCTTTCGTAGCGTCGAGCGCGCGCTGGCGGCTGACGGCAGGACACCGGAGCGGTCGACACTCACGGAAATGGACCGGCTTTGGTCGGAGAGCAAGAAATCCTCGGGGCAAACATAG
- a CDS encoding LysR family transcriptional regulator, which translates to MDRLTNLEVFVKVVETSSFTGAAEKLGLSRAAVSKHVMQLEERLDARLLNRTTRRVSTTEVGRAYYERAVRILHDLEEADLAASQLQDEPRGTLRVSAPMSFDPGRLGAFAADFLAQYPDLHLDLALNDRQIDLVEEGIDVALRIGELKDSSMIARRLAPFRRTLVASPGYLESHGTPETPDDLRHHNCVRYSFPGRPPGWRLTGPDGQRHEVDVSGRFYVNNAAVVAQAVIQNVGIGMLPTYLSGYHVKEGRLRPVLPRYRTSEVDIYAVYPPNRHLSAKVRVYIDYMVKRWSPRPDWDIAYDAGVVKYCGAECLEEEVAAE; encoded by the coding sequence ATGGACCGTCTCACGAATCTCGAAGTGTTCGTGAAGGTGGTGGAAACCTCGAGTTTCACCGGAGCCGCGGAAAAACTGGGCCTGTCGCGTGCGGCCGTGAGCAAGCATGTGATGCAGCTCGAGGAGCGCCTCGATGCGCGCCTGCTCAACCGCACAACGCGCCGGGTCAGTACCACCGAAGTGGGCCGCGCGTATTATGAGCGCGCGGTTCGTATCCTGCACGATCTGGAAGAGGCCGACCTGGCCGCCAGCCAGCTTCAGGACGAGCCGCGCGGCACGCTGCGGGTCAGCGCGCCCATGTCCTTCGATCCCGGCCGCCTTGGCGCTTTCGCGGCTGATTTCCTTGCGCAATACCCGGATCTGCACCTCGACCTGGCCCTCAATGACCGCCAGATCGACCTTGTGGAAGAAGGCATCGATGTCGCGCTGCGCATCGGCGAATTGAAGGATTCGAGCATGATTGCGCGGCGCCTCGCCCCGTTCCGGCGCACGCTGGTGGCCTCACCCGGCTATCTCGAGTCCCACGGGACACCGGAAACGCCCGACGATCTCCGGCACCATAACTGCGTGCGCTACTCCTTCCCCGGCCGCCCGCCCGGCTGGCGGCTCACCGGTCCCGACGGACAGCGCCACGAGGTCGACGTCTCGGGGCGGTTTTACGTCAACAATGCTGCCGTCGTGGCGCAAGCCGTCATCCAGAACGTCGGCATCGGCATGCTGCCCACGTATTTGAGCGGTTATCACGTCAAGGAAGGCCGCCTGCGGCCGGTGCTGCCCCGCTACCGGACATCGGAAGTCGATATTTACGCTGTCTACCCACCCAACCGGCATCTGTCGGCCAAGGTCCGGGTCTATATCGACTATATGGTCAAGCGATGGAGCCCCAGGCCGGATTGGGACATCGCCTACGACGCGGGCGTCGTCAAGTATTGCGGCGCCGAATGCCTGGAAGAGGAAGTCGCGGCCGAATAG
- a CDS encoding MBL fold metallo-hydrolase gives MPRIGNLWGACDPNNEKNRRTRASVFLETRYDGVDFRILIDSGPDLRTQFLRHGLATLDAVLYTHAHADHLNGIDELRLVNRATGKVLPAYGNEETIGEISTRFGYVFEPPDQDNRFFKPCLKKHIISGSFSIKKSGSFLPVMAIPQDHGGVTTLGFRIGDFAYSVDLRAMSEAGFERLRGLQCWVVDCYSYAPHPTHSHLDQTLDWIERVGPKRAILTHMPETLDYEALLTRCPEGVVPAYDGMTLSLPEPEFRPG, from the coding sequence GTGCCGCGGATCGGCAATCTCTGGGGCGCGTGCGACCCGAACAATGAAAAAAACCGGCGCACGCGCGCCTCGGTCTTCTTGGAGACCCGCTATGACGGGGTGGATTTCCGGATTCTGATCGACAGCGGCCCGGATCTAAGGACCCAGTTCCTGCGCCACGGTCTGGCAACGCTCGACGCCGTCCTCTACACCCACGCCCATGCCGACCACCTGAACGGAATCGACGAGCTGCGTCTCGTCAACCGGGCGACCGGAAAGGTTCTGCCGGCATATGGGAATGAGGAGACAATCGGAGAGATTTCAACGCGTTTCGGGTATGTGTTTGAACCACCGGATCAAGACAACAGGTTTTTTAAACCATGTCTTAAGAAACATATTATAAGCGGCAGTTTTAGCATAAAAAAATCAGGTTCTTTCTTGCCCGTAATGGCAATCCCGCAGGACCACGGCGGGGTGACGACGCTGGGTTTTCGTATTGGGGATTTTGCTTATTCGGTGGATCTCCGGGCGATGTCCGAGGCCGGATTCGAGAGATTGCGCGGCCTTCAGTGCTGGGTTGTCGATTGTTACAGCTACGCACCACATCCGACTCATTCCCACTTGGACCAGACGCTGGACTGGATTGAGCGCGTCGGGCCCAAAAGGGCGATTCTGACCCACATGCCGGAAACCCTCGATTACGAGGCACTTCTGACACGCTGCCCCGAAGGGGTCGTTCCGGCCTATGACGGGATGACGCTGAGTTTGCCGGAACCGGAATTTCGACCAGGTTGA
- a CDS encoding SDR family oxidoreductase produces the protein MTTPRKVETIVITGASAGIGEALARKLAGENPARRMVLTGRRADRLMALSDDLACATHVLALDMRDRKAVFEAFESLPAEFAEVDVLINNAGLALGLEPIYAADPDQLEQMIDTNVKGLVYATRALLPGMVTRKSGHIINLGSIAGTYPYPGGHVYGATKAFVEQFSLAMRSDLLGTRVRVTNIEPGMTETEFSLVRFGGDAAKAYEVYRGIDPLTAEDIAETIAWCLSRPPHVNINRVELMPTAQATGAFAVHRNTE, from the coding sequence ATGACGACACCTCGCAAAGTCGAAACCATCGTCATTACCGGCGCCTCGGCCGGGATTGGCGAAGCCCTGGCCCGCAAACTTGCGGGCGAAAACCCGGCGCGACGGATGGTCCTGACGGGACGGCGCGCGGATCGGCTGATGGCGCTGTCAGATGATCTGGCCTGTGCCACCCATGTGCTGGCGCTCGATATGCGGGACCGGAAAGCAGTCTTCGAGGCCTTCGAGAGCCTGCCGGCCGAATTCGCCGAGGTCGATGTGCTCATCAACAATGCCGGCCTCGCCCTTGGGCTCGAGCCGATCTATGCGGCCGATCCCGACCAGCTCGAACAGATGATCGATACCAACGTAAAGGGGCTCGTTTATGCGACGCGCGCCCTTTTGCCCGGCATGGTGACACGCAAATCCGGCCATATCATCAACCTGGGGTCGATCGCCGGCACCTATCCCTATCCGGGCGGGCATGTCTATGGCGCCACCAAGGCTTTCGTCGAGCAGTTTTCGCTTGCCATGCGCAGCGATCTTCTCGGGACGCGCGTGCGCGTGACGAATATCGAGCCCGGCATGACGGAAACCGAGTTTTCCCTCGTCCGCTTCGGTGGCGATGCGGCAAAGGCGTACGAGGTTTATCGCGGCATCGATCCGCTGACGGCCGAGGATATCGCCGAGACGATCGCGTGGTGCCTGTCGCGGCCGCCTCATGTCAACATCAACCGGGTCGAGCTGATGCCGACCGCCCAGGCGACGGGCGCCTTCGCGGTTCATCGCAACACGGAGTGA
- the groL gene encoding chaperonin GroEL (60 kDa chaperone family; promotes refolding of misfolded polypeptides especially under stressful conditions; forms two stacked rings of heptamers to form a barrel-shaped 14mer; ends can be capped by GroES; misfolded proteins enter the barrel where they are refolded when GroES binds) — translation MAAKQIKFGSDARSRMLRGANLLADACKVTLGPKGRNVVLDKAFGAPRVTKDGVTVAKEIELKDKFENMGAQMLKEAASKTGDLAGDGTTTSTVLAQSILREGAKAVAAGMNPMDLKRGVDLAVKKVVADLEKRSRKVKTSAEIGQVGTISANGDASIGKMIAEAMEKVGNEGVITVEEAKGLESELEVVEGMQFDRGYLSPYFITNPDKMVCELDEPYILLHEKKLTGLQPLLPLLESVVQSGRPLLILSEDVEGEALATLVVNKLRGGLKVSAVKAPGFGDRRKAMLEDIAILTGGQVVSEDLGIKLENVNLKMLGQAKKVVITKDETTVVNGLGKKADIQARCGQIRAQIEETTSDYDREKLQERLAKLAGGVAVIHVGGATEVEVKERKDRVDDAMHATRAAVQEGIVPGGGVALLYASRALDGLKAENDEQRVGIDIVRRALQSPLRQIAENAGEDGSVIVGKLMEQNDPNRGFNAQVGEYVDMIKEGIIDPTKVVRTALQDAASVSGLLLTTEVMVADEPDDDSGAGAAGMGGMGGMGGMM, via the coding sequence ATGGCAGCAAAACAGATCAAGTTCGGCTCGGACGCACGTTCGAGAATGCTGAGAGGCGCCAATCTTCTTGCCGACGCCTGCAAGGTCACGTTGGGTCCGAAAGGACGGAACGTGGTCCTCGACAAGGCATTCGGTGCGCCGCGAGTCACCAAGGACGGCGTCACCGTGGCCAAGGAAATCGAGCTCAAGGACAAGTTCGAGAACATGGGCGCCCAGATGCTCAAGGAGGCCGCCAGCAAGACAGGTGATCTCGCCGGCGACGGCACGACCACCTCTACGGTGCTGGCGCAGTCCATTCTGCGCGAGGGCGCCAAGGCCGTGGCCGCGGGGATGAACCCGATGGACCTCAAACGCGGCGTCGATCTCGCCGTGAAGAAGGTCGTGGCGGACCTGGAGAAACGCTCGCGCAAGGTCAAGACCAGTGCGGAAATCGGCCAGGTTGGGACGATCTCGGCAAATGGCGACGCGTCGATCGGCAAGATGATCGCCGAAGCCATGGAAAAGGTCGGCAATGAGGGCGTTATCACGGTCGAGGAAGCCAAGGGCCTCGAGAGCGAACTCGAAGTCGTCGAGGGTATGCAGTTCGACCGCGGCTATCTCTCGCCGTATTTCATCACCAATCCCGACAAGATGGTCTGCGAGCTGGATGAACCCTACATCCTGCTGCACGAGAAAAAGCTGACCGGCCTACAGCCGCTGCTGCCGCTTCTCGAATCGGTCGTTCAGTCGGGCCGGCCCCTGCTGATCCTCTCCGAGGATGTGGAAGGTGAAGCGCTCGCCACCCTGGTGGTCAACAAGCTGCGCGGCGGTCTCAAGGTATCGGCCGTCAAGGCGCCGGGCTTCGGCGATCGCCGGAAGGCGATGCTCGAGGACATCGCGATCCTGACGGGCGGCCAGGTCGTCTCCGAAGATCTTGGGATCAAGCTCGAGAACGTCAATCTCAAGATGCTGGGCCAGGCCAAGAAAGTGGTCATTACCAAGGATGAGACCACTGTCGTCAACGGACTCGGCAAGAAGGCCGACATCCAGGCCCGCTGTGGCCAGATCCGGGCCCAGATCGAGGAAACGACGTCCGATTACGACCGTGAAAAGCTGCAGGAACGCCTTGCCAAGCTGGCGGGCGGGGTTGCCGTGATTCATGTCGGCGGCGCGACCGAGGTCGAGGTGAAGGAGCGCAAGGATCGCGTCGATGACGCGATGCACGCGACGCGGGCCGCGGTGCAGGAAGGCATCGTGCCGGGCGGTGGCGTGGCGCTTCTTTATGCGTCCCGAGCACTCGACGGCCTCAAGGCGGAGAATGACGAGCAGCGGGTGGGCATCGATATTGTCCGTCGCGCGCTGCAGTCGCCGCTGCGTCAGATCGCCGAGAACGCGGGCGAGGACGGTTCGGTCATCGTCGGCAAGCTGATGGAGCAGAATGACCCCAACCGCGGCTTTAACGCCCAGGTGGGTGAATATGTGGACATGATCAAGGAAGGGATCATCGATCCCACCAAGGTCGTCCGCACAGCGCTTCAGGACGCGGCCTCGGTCTCTGGCCTGCTCCTCACCACCGAAGTAATGGTCGCCGACGAGCCTGACGATGATTCGGGCGCGGGTGCCGCCGGTATGGGTGGCATGGGCGGCATGGGCGGCATGATGTAG